One window of the Allorhizobium ampelinum S4 genome contains the following:
- a CDS encoding HIT family protein codes for MTNSAYDPDNIFAKILKGDIPSIKVYEDDDALAFMDVMPQAPGHCLVIPKQGSRNLLDADPAVLAKLIPVVQTLAVAVKQAFDADGVYVAQFNEPAAGQTVFHLHFHVIPRHDGQPLKPHVGGMENIDVLKANAAKIIAAL; via the coding sequence ATGACCAATTCGGCCTATGATCCAGACAATATTTTCGCCAAGATCCTCAAGGGCGACATCCCCTCGATCAAGGTCTACGAGGATGACGACGCGCTGGCCTTCATGGATGTGATGCCGCAAGCGCCGGGTCATTGCCTGGTGATTCCAAAGCAGGGATCGCGCAATCTGCTGGATGCCGATCCGGCTGTGCTGGCAAAACTCATCCCGGTCGTGCAGACATTGGCCGTTGCAGTCAAACAGGCCTTCGATGCCGACGGTGTCTATGTTGCGCAATTCAACGAGCCTGCCGCGGGCCAGACCGTGTTTCATCTGCATTTCCACGTCATTCCCCGCCATGATGGGCAACCGTTGAAGCCGCATGTGGGTGGCATGGAGAATATCGACGTGTTGAAGGCCAATGCCGCAAAGATTATCGCAGCGCTATAG
- a CDS encoding glycerophosphodiester phosphodiesterase, whose amino-acid sequence MRDASWIKERPVAHRGFHDQNKLVWENTLSAAARAIEAGFAIECDLQYTTDSVPVVFHDDDMQRLCNMTGDVRARTSAELKMMSVGGTADKVPTLRQLLDLVKGQVPLIIELKGRLGDDEGFVEDVLEVLNGYQGKVALMSFDHHLLKELKANDCPYPVGLTAEGAKPENFFVHDEAMQLGLDFISYCVAHLPNSFIDAQRQKNIPVITWTVRDEIMRAHTYTYADQMTFEGFDPRDTVAS is encoded by the coding sequence GTGAGGGATGCAAGCTGGATCAAGGAGCGCCCGGTTGCCCATCGCGGTTTTCACGACCAGAACAAACTGGTCTGGGAAAATACGCTGTCGGCGGCCGCCCGCGCCATAGAGGCCGGTTTTGCCATCGAATGCGACCTGCAATATACCACGGACAGCGTGCCGGTGGTGTTTCACGACGACGATATGCAACGCCTGTGCAACATGACCGGCGACGTGCGCGCCCGTACCTCGGCGGAACTGAAAATGATGTCAGTTGGCGGTACAGCCGACAAGGTGCCGACGCTGCGGCAATTGCTCGATCTGGTCAAGGGCCAGGTGCCGTTGATCATCGAGCTGAAAGGCAGACTTGGCGACGACGAGGGCTTTGTCGAAGATGTGCTGGAGGTTCTCAACGGCTACCAGGGCAAAGTCGCGCTGATGAGTTTCGACCATCATCTTCTAAAAGAGCTGAAGGCCAATGATTGCCCCTACCCAGTCGGGTTGACTGCCGAGGGTGCCAAGCCGGAAAATTTCTTTGTCCATGACGAGGCCATGCAACTGGGTCTGGATTTCATCTCCTATTGCGTCGCTCATCTGCCAAACAGCTTCATCGACGCGCAGCGGCAGAAAAACATTCCAGTGATCACCTGGACGGTGCGGGATGAAATCATGCGCGCCCACACCTATACTTATGCCGATCAAATGACGTTTGAAGGCTTTGACCCGCGCGACACCGTGGCATCATAA
- the rpsB gene encoding 30S ribosomal protein S2: protein MALPDFSMRQLLEAGVHFGHQTHRWNPKMKPYIFGDRNNIHIIDLAQTVPMLSRALQVVSDTVARGGRVLFVGTKRQASDLIADAAKRSAQYYVNSRWLGGMMTNWKTISNSIQRLRKLDEILNSEAQGFTKKERLNLEREREKLDKALGGIRDMGGTPDLMVIVDTNKEKIAIDEAKRLGIPVVAIIDSNCDPDLIDYPIPGNDDASRAIALYCDLISRAAIDGIARQQGSSGRDIGASVEAPIEPALEGSAEA from the coding sequence ATGGCATTGCCTGATTTTAGCATGCGTCAGCTTCTGGAAGCTGGCGTTCACTTCGGCCACCAGACACATCGCTGGAACCCGAAGATGAAGCCGTATATCTTCGGCGACCGTAACAACATCCACATCATCGATCTGGCTCAGACCGTACCGATGCTGTCGCGCGCCCTGCAGGTCGTATCTGACACGGTTGCCCGTGGCGGTCGCGTTCTGTTCGTCGGCACTAAGCGTCAGGCCTCTGACCTGATTGCCGATGCTGCCAAGCGTTCTGCCCAGTATTACGTCAATTCCCGCTGGCTCGGCGGCATGATGACAAACTGGAAGACCATTTCCAATTCGATCCAGCGCCTGCGCAAGCTCGACGAAATCCTCAATTCGGAAGCCCAGGGCTTCACGAAGAAGGAACGTCTGAACCTTGAGCGCGAGCGCGAAAAGCTTGACAAGGCTCTCGGCGGTATCCGCGACATGGGCGGCACCCCGGACCTGATGGTGATCGTTGACACCAACAAGGAAAAGATCGCTATCGATGAAGCCAAGCGCCTGGGCATTCCGGTCGTTGCCATCATCGACTCGAACTGCGATCCGGACCTGATCGATTACCCGATCCCAGGCAATGACGACGCTTCGCGCGCCATCGCTCTTTACTGCGACCTGATCTCGCGCGCTGCCATCGACGGCATCGCCCGTCAGCAGGGCTCGTCTGGCCGCGATATCGGCGCTTCGGTTGAAGCTCCAATCGAGCCTGCTCTGGAAGGCTCCGCTGAGGCTTGA
- a CDS encoding cell envelope integrity EipB family protein, translating to MPQLTLALVMALTANTAVTPVKVDPQAVGDLAPHRATYDIQLKKATDQSGVDNMSGRMVYEFNGSACDGYSTSFRFVTKIETGDQVSVTDQQVRTFEDMAARRFDFESKSFTDDKLDKDVKGAAAAKTDGLRIELKEPQKKELELASARFPAQHMIDMIDKARKGNRFFEARVFDGTEDGDKSYLTTTVLGASKKLTGDTKDPLSGRTYWPVAIAYYEDKSDGDQLPVYTQSFDLYDNGVTRDLTLDYGDVVLTGKLSKLELLPPTACKAQK from the coding sequence ATGCCGCAGTTGACCTTGGCCCTTGTTATGGCATTGACGGCAAACACGGCTGTGACACCCGTGAAGGTCGATCCGCAGGCTGTAGGCGATCTTGCGCCACATCGCGCCACCTATGATATCCAGCTGAAAAAGGCGACCGACCAGTCCGGCGTCGATAATATGAGCGGCCGGATGGTCTATGAGTTCAATGGCTCGGCTTGCGACGGTTATTCTACCAGCTTCCGATTCGTCACCAAAATCGAGACCGGCGATCAGGTCAGCGTGACGGACCAGCAGGTTCGGACTTTTGAGGACATGGCAGCCAGACGATTCGATTTCGAATCGAAAAGTTTTACCGACGACAAGCTGGACAAGGATGTCAAAGGAGCGGCTGCGGCGAAAACAGACGGTCTTCGCATCGAGTTGAAGGAACCGCAGAAAAAGGAGCTGGAACTGGCCTCGGCTCGTTTTCCGGCTCAACATATGATCGATATGATAGATAAGGCCAGGAAGGGTAATCGCTTCTTCGAGGCTCGTGTGTTTGATGGCACGGAAGACGGCGACAAAAGCTATTTGACCACGACGGTGCTGGGGGCATCGAAAAAGCTGACGGGCGATACCAAGGACCCCCTGTCGGGCCGCACCTATTGGCCGGTCGCCATCGCCTATTATGAGGACAAGTCGGATGGCGATCAATTGCCGGTCTATACCCAGTCCTTCGACCTCTATGATAATGGGGTGACGCGGGATCTGACGCTGGATTACGGTGATGTTGTCCTGACAGGCAAGCTTTCCAAGTTGGAATTGCTGCCACCGACGGCCTGCAAGGCGCAAAAGTAG
- a CDS encoding isoprenyl transferase, whose product MTTLDISAVPEHVAIIMDGNGRWANQRGMPRAYGHRQGMEALQTVVRTAGEVGVRYLTLFAFSSENWRRPETEITDLFGLLKTFVRRDLAELRANNVRVRIIGERSTLKSDILKLLIEAEETTRTNTGMTMVIAFNYGARDEMTRAVSALVRDVQAGLLPASAITQEAISARLDTAGIPDPDLIIRTSGEERLSNFLLWQAAYSELIFVPEYWPDFSRESFLATLELYASRSRRFGGLAPAAAVVAGS is encoded by the coding sequence ATGACGACTTTGGATATTTCCGCCGTTCCCGAGCACGTTGCCATCATTATGGATGGCAACGGACGCTGGGCCAATCAGCGTGGCATGCCGCGCGCTTATGGCCATCGGCAGGGAATGGAAGCCTTGCAGACAGTGGTTCGCACGGCAGGCGAAGTCGGCGTGCGCTATCTGACCCTGTTTGCGTTTTCATCGGAAAACTGGCGCAGGCCGGAAACCGAGATCACTGACCTGTTCGGTTTGCTCAAGACCTTCGTGCGCCGCGACCTTGCCGAGCTTCGTGCCAATAACGTACGGGTACGGATCATCGGTGAGCGCAGCACGCTGAAGAGCGATATTCTCAAGCTGCTGATCGAAGCAGAGGAGACCACCCGCACCAATACCGGCATGACTATGGTGATTGCCTTCAATTATGGTGCGCGCGATGAGATGACCAGGGCAGTTTCAGCCCTGGTGCGCGATGTGCAGGCAGGACTTTTACCTGCCAGCGCCATTACACAGGAGGCGATTTCCGCCAGATTGGATACGGCGGGAATACCTGATCCGGATCTGATCATCCGCACCAGCGGCGAGGAACGCCTGTCGAATTTCCTGCTCTGGCAGGCCGCCTATTCCGAATTGATCTTCGTGCCGGAATATTGGCCCGATTTTAGCCGCGAGAGCTTTCTGGCGACCTTGGAACTCTATGCCTCCCGCAGTCGGCGATTCGGCGGTCTGGCACCAGCCGCCGCCGTTGTTGCCGGATCGTAG
- the tsf gene encoding translation elongation factor Ts, whose protein sequence is MTEITAAMVKELREKSGAGMMDCKKALAENGGDMEASIDWLRAKGIAKADKKSGRTAAEGLIGIASSGTTAVVVEVNSETDFVARNDAFQDMVRGISNVALSTDGTVDSINAATYAATGKSVSDSIKDAIATIGENMALRRATQLKVEDGVVATYVHNAVADGLGKLGVLVALKSTGNKEALNTIGRQIAMHVAATNPLAVRAEEVDAAVAERERNVFIEQSRESGKPENIIEKMVEGRMRKFFEDVALLSQAFVINPDLTVAAALKEAEKDVGAPIEITGIARLLLGEGIEKEESDFAAEVAAVAKG, encoded by the coding sequence ATGACCGAGATCACTGCTGCAATGGTGAAGGAACTGCGCGAAAAGTCCGGCGCAGGCATGATGGATTGCAAAAAGGCGCTGGCTGAAAATGGCGGCGACATGGAAGCATCCATCGACTGGCTGCGCGCCAAGGGCATTGCCAAGGCCGACAAGAAGTCCGGTCGCACCGCAGCCGAAGGCCTGATCGGTATTGCCAGCTCCGGCACAACCGCCGTGGTCGTCGAAGTCAATTCCGAAACTGACTTCGTTGCCCGCAACGATGCCTTCCAGGACATGGTTCGCGGCATCTCCAACGTCGCTCTCTCCACCGACGGCACGGTTGATTCCATCAATGCCGCGACTTATGCCGCGACCGGCAAGTCGGTTTCCGACTCGATCAAGGACGCGATTGCGACCATTGGCGAGAACATGGCTCTGCGCCGCGCCACCCAGCTGAAGGTTGAGGACGGCGTTGTCGCAACTTACGTCCACAATGCTGTTGCTGACGGTCTCGGCAAGCTCGGCGTGCTGGTTGCCCTGAAGTCCACCGGCAACAAGGAAGCGCTCAACACGATCGGTCGCCAGATCGCCATGCATGTTGCTGCCACCAACCCGCTGGCTGTGCGCGCTGAAGAAGTAGATGCCGCTGTTGCCGAGCGCGAGCGTAATGTGTTCATCGAGCAGTCGCGCGAATCGGGCAAGCCGGAAAACATCATTGAAAAGATGGTTGAAGGCCGGATGCGCAAGTTCTTCGAAGACGTGGCCCTGCTGTCGCAGGCTTTCGTTATCAATCCCGACCTGACCGTTGCCGCCGCCCTCAAGGAAGCCGAAAAGGACGTTGGCGCGCCAATCGAGATCACCGGCATCGCCCGCCTGCTGCTGGGTGAAGGCATTGAGAAGGAAGAGAGCGATTTCGCTGCCGAAGTGGCTGCTGTCGCCAAGGGCTGA
- a CDS encoding GNAT family N-acetyltransferase: MTQEVIIRVEQSFQAIDRHAWNRLSGAAKASGGEAYNPFNSWAYLSALEESGSATAKTGWLGHHLLMEDGNGQLLGAMPCYLKSHSRGEYVFDQGWADAFERAGGQYYPKLQASIPFTPATGPRLMVADGVEPESARASLAASFAEISRKLGVSSAHATFLPENELEHFEDADFLHRLDQQFHFINQGYADHDAFLETLASRKRKALKKERRAALENGITIDWLTGSDLTEAVWDQFFTFYMDTGSRKWGKPYLTRQFYSLIGERMAEDILLVMAKRDGRYVAGAINFIGEETLFGRHWGCSEDHPFLHFEVCYHQAIDFALAKGLKKVEAGAQGEHKLARGYQPVTTHSAHYIAHPGLRRAIADYLEREREEVEHIGAYLGEHTPFRKGERQPRDGEEIDG, encoded by the coding sequence ATGACACAAGAGGTCATCATCCGGGTCGAGCAGTCTTTCCAGGCGATCGACAGACACGCATGGAACAGGCTTTCCGGTGCCGCCAAGGCATCGGGAGGCGAAGCCTATAATCCGTTCAACAGCTGGGCCTATCTTTCAGCACTGGAAGAATCAGGCTCTGCCACCGCCAAAACCGGCTGGCTTGGTCATCATCTGCTGATGGAGGATGGCAATGGGCAATTGCTTGGCGCTATGCCCTGCTATCTCAAGAGCCATAGCCGGGGTGAATATGTCTTCGACCAGGGCTGGGCCGATGCTTTCGAGCGGGCTGGCGGGCAATATTATCCGAAATTGCAGGCCTCAATTCCGTTTACGCCAGCAACCGGCCCAAGGCTGATGGTTGCAGATGGCGTCGAGCCGGAAAGCGCCCGCGCCTCGCTGGCCGCCAGCTTTGCGGAAATATCCCGCAAGCTCGGCGTCTCCTCAGCCCATGCGACCTTCCTGCCGGAAAACGAGCTGGAGCATTTCGAGGATGCGGATTTCCTGCACCGGCTGGACCAGCAATTCCACTTCATCAACCAGGGCTACGCCGATCACGACGCCTTTCTGGAAACGCTAGCGTCGCGCAAACGCAAAGCCCTGAAGAAGGAGCGGCGGGCGGCGCTGGAAAACGGCATCACCATCGATTGGCTGACAGGCAGCGACTTGACGGAAGCGGTGTGGGACCAATTTTTCACCTTCTACATGGATACCGGTAGCCGTAAATGGGGCAAGCCCTACCTGACCCGGCAATTCTACTCGCTGATTGGCGAGCGCATGGCCGAGGACATTCTGCTGGTGATGGCCAAACGCGATGGCCGCTATGTGGCGGGCGCCATCAATTTCATCGGCGAGGAGACGCTGTTCGGTCGTCATTGGGGCTGTAGCGAAGATCACCCTTTCCTGCATTTCGAGGTCTGCTACCATCAAGCCATCGACTTTGCCCTGGCCAAGGGGCTGAAAAAGGTCGAAGCGGGCGCGCAGGGCGAGCATAAGCTGGCGCGTGGCTACCAGCCGGTTACCACCCATTCCGCCCATTACATCGCCCATCCGGGTCTGCGCCGAGCCATTGCCGATTATCTGGAACGCGAGCGCGAAGAGGTGGAGCACATCGGTGCCTATCTCGGAGAACATACGCCGTTTCGCAAGGGCGAACGCCAACCGCGCGACGGCGAGGAAATCGACGGCTGA
- the pyrH gene encoding UMP kinase: MTSKPIYQRVLLKASGEALMGSQGFGIDVAVADRIAGDIAEARAMGVEVGVVVGGGNIFRGVAVASKGGDRVTGDHMGMLGTVINALALATSLRKLDIDTVVLSAIAMPEICESFSQRVAVHHLSQGRVVIFAGGTGNPFFTTDSAAALRAAEMGAQAIFKGTQVDGIYSADPKKDPTATRFDHITHAEVLEKGLAVMDVTAVALARENRIPIIVFSIHEKGGFSAILQGGGVKTVVNDD; this comes from the coding sequence ATGACCTCCAAGCCCATTTATCAACGAGTTCTTCTCAAAGCCTCCGGTGAAGCCCTGATGGGCAGCCAGGGCTTCGGCATTGATGTCGCGGTCGCCGATCGGATCGCCGGCGATATCGCAGAGGCGCGCGCCATGGGCGTCGAAGTCGGCGTCGTTGTCGGCGGCGGCAATATCTTTCGCGGCGTGGCCGTTGCCTCCAAGGGCGGTGATCGGGTAACCGGCGACCATATGGGCATGCTCGGTACGGTCATCAATGCGCTGGCGCTAGCAACCTCGCTGCGCAAGCTGGACATCGACACCGTGGTGCTTTCGGCCATTGCCATGCCGGAAATCTGCGAGAGTTTTTCGCAGCGCGTCGCGGTTCATCACCTGTCGCAGGGCAGGGTGGTGATTTTCGCTGGCGGCACCGGCAATCCATTCTTCACCACCGATTCTGCCGCTGCATTGCGCGCAGCCGAAATGGGTGCGCAGGCGATTTTCAAGGGCACCCAGGTGGATGGCATCTATTCCGCCGACCCGAAAAAGGACCCGACAGCCACCCGTTTCGACCATATTACCCATGCTGAAGTGCTCGAAAAAGGCTTGGCGGTGATGGATGTTACCGCCGTTGCCCTGGCGCGGGAAAACCGGATCCCGATCATCGTCTTCTCCATCCACGAAAAGGGTGGCTTCAGCGCCATCCTGCAAGGCGGTGGTGTGAAAACAGTCGTTAATGACGATTGA
- a CDS encoding RidA family protein produces MSDTIDSRLAALGITLPQAAAPAANYVPYVISGNLLYLSGQLPMEAGKIAVSGLVGSDVDLASAQRAAELCAINILAQAKSALDGDLSRIARVIKLNGFVASGPGFTDQHLVINGASNLIASVLGEAGKHARAAVGMAALPLNAAVEIDAILEILL; encoded by the coding sequence ATGTCCGACACTATCGACAGCCGCCTTGCCGCCCTTGGCATTACCCTGCCCCAGGCCGCAGCACCTGCTGCCAATTATGTACCCTATGTCATCAGCGGCAACCTACTTTATCTCTCTGGCCAATTGCCGATGGAAGCCGGCAAAATTGCCGTGAGCGGCCTGGTCGGCAGCGATGTGGACCTCGCTTCGGCCCAGCGCGCCGCAGAGCTGTGCGCCATCAATATTCTGGCTCAGGCAAAATCGGCACTGGACGGCGACCTTTCCCGCATTGCCCGCGTCATCAAGCTCAACGGCTTCGTGGCCTCAGGCCCCGGCTTTACCGATCAGCATCTGGTGATCAACGGCGCTTCCAACCTGATCGCCTCGGTGCTGGGTGAGGCGGGCAAACACGCCCGCGCCGCCGTTGGCATGGCCGCCCTGCCCCTGAATGCCGCCGTGGAAATCGATGCCATCCTGGAGATCCTCCTGTGA
- a CDS encoding AzlD domain-containing protein — translation MMAEFWPYLVIIVAGWLATDLWRWLGVLAGNRLQEGSEPLYWVRAVATALVMAVTAKLIVFPTGTLEHSPLWLRLAATGLGFAAFLLAGQRIIVGVLVSLGVLAAGLFVL, via the coding sequence ATGATGGCGGAGTTCTGGCCCTATCTGGTTATCATCGTCGCAGGCTGGCTGGCGACCGATCTCTGGCGCTGGCTGGGCGTGCTGGCCGGAAACCGCCTTCAGGAAGGTTCCGAGCCGCTCTATTGGGTGAGGGCGGTTGCCACGGCCCTGGTCATGGCCGTGACGGCCAAGCTGATCGTCTTTCCAACCGGCACACTTGAACATTCGCCGCTCTGGCTGCGGCTGGCTGCCACCGGCCTCGGTTTTGCAGCGTTCCTGCTTGCCGGTCAGCGGATCATCGTTGGGGTTCTGGTGTCGCTGGGTGTTTTGGCCGCAGGTCTGTTTGTCCTGTAG
- a CDS encoding phosphatidate cytidylyltransferase, translating into MTRELRLRILSSIVMVAVVLAATWTGGLPFRGLAAVIGLAVFWEWSTMTRLDEVSIRGLAIGWLSVAVIAGNVVAGDTSLSLPLLSGFTLTLVFLTFLRRWSWWLAGGVFYAGACIVTLAAIRDDDAIGFVAMLFVFVIVWSTDIFAYFVGRTLGGPKLAPRISPGKTWSGAIGGTVAAVIGGYAVTASYFTVYGWWIPALALVLSICSQMGDLFESFVKRRCGAKDSSHLIPGHGGVMDRVDGLATASFAAFLIAMIVAAINNGVTDSVGGLLFDFAGH; encoded by the coding sequence ATGACCAGAGAACTCAGGCTCCGTATCTTGTCCTCCATCGTCATGGTCGCGGTGGTACTCGCCGCCACCTGGACCGGTGGCCTGCCTTTCCGGGGGCTCGCCGCTGTGATCGGCCTCGCCGTGTTCTGGGAATGGTCGACGATGACCCGGCTCGACGAAGTCAGTATCCGTGGCCTTGCCATTGGCTGGCTTTCGGTTGCTGTCATTGCCGGCAATGTTGTGGCGGGTGATACCTCTTTGAGCCTACCCTTGCTGTCCGGCTTCACTTTGACGCTTGTTTTTCTTACATTTTTGCGTCGCTGGTCCTGGTGGCTTGCCGGTGGCGTATTTTATGCCGGAGCTTGTATTGTGACTTTGGCTGCCATTCGCGATGACGATGCCATCGGCTTTGTCGCCATGCTTTTTGTCTTCGTCATTGTCTGGAGCACGGATATTTTCGCCTATTTCGTTGGACGCACGCTCGGTGGCCCGAAGCTGGCGCCCCGCATATCGCCGGGCAAAACCTGGTCCGGTGCCATCGGTGGAACCGTGGCGGCCGTCATCGGCGGGTACGCGGTGACGGCATCCTATTTCACGGTCTATGGCTGGTGGATACCTGCGTTGGCTCTGGTCCTGTCCATCTGTAGCCAAATGGGAGACCTGTTCGAATCCTTCGTCAAGCGCCGCTGTGGCGCTAAGGATTCCAGTCATCTCATTCCCGGTCACGGCGGCGTGATGGATCGTGTTGACGGACTGGCGACCGCAAGCTTCGCGGCATTTCTGATTGCTATGATCGTTGCTGCCATCAACAACGGAGTGACCGATTCGGTTGGTGGACTGTTGTTCGATTTCGCCGGTCACTGA
- a CDS encoding AzlC family ABC transporter permease — translation MSSLLLADRSQLRWFFTGMRGLFSLPAIILMVSFVGFSAFALQSGVSRYEAMFMTVIVWALPAKMILIGMMSSGANLLACFLAVSLSSIRMMPMVASLVPEMRSQRTPTWLLLFLSHFVAITAWVYAMGNLKTVPREGRVAFFAGFGLTLVAVNTILVGVCYGLVSSLPPLVAGLLFFLTPVYFVASIWATGKQRVVKIAFVIGIVSGPLLALAVPGFDILIAGLGGGTIAYLIDRQIRRRSHEPSDIRPVENLSEEL, via the coding sequence ATGTCATCTCTCCTCCTTGCCGACCGCAGCCAGTTGCGCTGGTTCTTCACGGGCATGCGCGGTCTTTTCAGCCTGCCGGCGATTATTCTCATGGTATCGTTTGTCGGCTTCAGCGCCTTCGCATTGCAAAGCGGCGTCAGCCGCTATGAAGCGATGTTCATGACCGTGATCGTCTGGGCCTTGCCTGCCAAGATGATCCTGATCGGCATGATGTCGAGCGGAGCCAATCTGCTGGCCTGTTTTCTAGCCGTATCGCTCTCTTCGATCCGGATGATGCCGATGGTCGCCTCGCTGGTGCCGGAAATGCGCAGCCAACGCACCCCGACCTGGCTCCTGCTGTTCCTGTCGCATTTCGTCGCCATTACCGCCTGGGTCTATGCGATGGGCAATCTGAAGACCGTGCCACGGGAAGGGCGGGTGGCGTTTTTCGCAGGATTCGGCCTGACTTTGGTGGCGGTCAACACCATTCTGGTCGGTGTGTGCTATGGCCTTGTCTCCAGCCTGCCGCCGCTTGTCGCCGGTTTGCTGTTTTTTCTCACGCCGGTCTATTTCGTCGCCTCGATCTGGGCGACCGGCAAGCAGCGGGTGGTGAAGATCGCCTTTGTGATCGGCATCGTCTCCGGGCCGCTGCTGGCACTGGCGGTCCCAGGTTTCGACATCCTGATCGCAGGCCTGGGTGGTGGCACGATTGCCTATCTGATTGACCGGCAAATCCGCCGCCGAAGCCATGAGCCCTCGGATATTCGTCCAGTTGAAAACCTGTCGGAGGAGCTATGA
- the frr gene encoding ribosome recycling factor has translation MTAGIDLNDIKRRMDGAINAFKSDLASLRTGRASANILDPVMVEAYGSRVALNTVANITVPEPRMLGVSIWDKSMVGAVDRAIRESNLGLNPIVDGQNLRIPLPELNEERRKSLVKVAHGYAENSKVAIRHVRRDGMDSLKKAEKDGEIGKDDARSLSEKLQKMTDDTISDIDRLLAEKEKEIMQV, from the coding sequence ATGACAGCAGGTATTGATCTCAACGATATCAAGCGCCGCATGGATGGCGCGATTAACGCATTCAAGAGCGACCTCGCCTCGTTGCGCACTGGTCGCGCCTCGGCCAATATTCTCGACCCGGTCATGGTTGAAGCCTATGGTTCTCGCGTTGCGCTGAACACCGTGGCCAATATCACCGTGCCGGAACCGCGCATGCTGGGCGTCTCTATCTGGGACAAGAGCATGGTCGGTGCGGTCGACAGGGCGATCCGGGAATCCAATCTCGGCCTCAATCCGATTGTCGACGGCCAAAACCTGCGCATTCCGCTGCCGGAACTGAATGAAGAGCGCCGCAAGTCGCTGGTCAAAGTGGCGCATGGTTATGCCGAAAACTCGAAAGTCGCGATCCGCCATGTTCGCCGCGATGGCATGGACAGCCTGAAAAAGGCTGAAAAGGATGGCGAAATCGGCAAGGACGATGCGCGAAGCCTTTCGGAAAAGCTGCAAAAGATGACGGATGACACGATTTCCGATATCGATCGCTTGCTTGCCGAAAAGGAAAAGGAAATCATGCAGGTCTAG